A window of Primulina tabacum isolate GXHZ01 chromosome 4, ASM2559414v2, whole genome shotgun sequence contains these coding sequences:
- the LOC142541823 gene encoding zinc finger BED domain-containing protein RICESLEEPER 2-like, producing the protein MPLLLTGDLSNKKLEMHCVTYMLIVDELPFKTVENSDTWTFIQKVNYMCLTAHFVDANLNLHKRILNFCPISGHKGTIFSITVDNASSNDGAIVYLQKKFDNWGNNILGGKYVHVRCIAHIINLVVQDDLKGNDDHVAISRVRGAVRYIRSSPARYKRFQECVQLEKIETNKLLTLDVPTRWNSTYLMLESAVCLKRAFDAYDEVDLAFRIDLSQKAI; encoded by the exons ATGCCTCTCTTGTTAACTGGAGATTTGAGCAACAAAAAGTTAGAGATGCATTGTGTTACATACATGTTGATTGTGGATGAACTCCCATTCAAGACTGTTGAGAACTCCG ATACATGGACATTTATTCAGAAAGTTAACTACATGTGTCTTACTGCTCATTTTGTTGATGCAAATTTAAACTTACATAAAAGGATTTTGAACTTTTGCCCAATATCTGGTCATAAAG GTACAATTTTTTCTATCACTGTGGATAATGCATCTTCGAATGATGGGGCAATTGTTTATTTGcagaagaaatttgataattggGGAAACAATATTTTGGGTGGGAAATATGTTCATGTAAGGTGTATTGCACATATTATTAATCTCGTCGTGCAGGATGATTTGAaaggaaatgatgatcatgtagcTATTTCGCGTGTTAGGGGAGCTGTTAGGTACATACGGAGTTCTCCAGCCAGGTACAAAAGATTTCAAGAGTGTGTTCAGCTTGAAAAAATAGAAACAAATAAGTTGCTGACTCTTGATGTGCCCACCAGATGGAACTCAACATACTTAATGTTAGAGTCGGCAGTGTGTCTTAAAAGAGCATTTGATGCGTATGATGAAGTCGATCTCGCTTTCCGAATTGATCTTTCACAAAAAGCCATATGA
- the LOC142541824 gene encoding zinc finger BED domain-containing protein RICESLEEPER 2-like, with the protein MFHEISEVDMLLKQWLESADFELSLMTKRMKEKYDKYWGSTEKMNMILYYAVILYPRHKLEFVEFSFDRMYGSVGKNETMKEQVRLGLYELFDDYKLRHSNKLPDTSKSLSSSSNSSTPGSQDMSKKRLCEEDDESEMAIRLSLKQEFKMYRSGGKMFPILSRMARDILAVPISTVASEAAFSTGGRVVDAFRSSLLPKIVQSLICAQD; encoded by the exons ATGTTTCATGAAATTAGTGAGGTTGACATGCTCCTTAAGCAATGGTTGGAGAGTGCTGACTTTGAACTAAGTTTGATGACAAAAAGAATGAAAGAAAAGTATGATAAGTATTGGGGTTCAActgagaaaatgaatatgattttATATTATGCTGTGATCCTTTATCCGCGACATAAGTTGGAGTTTGTTGAATTTTCTTTTGATAGAATGTATGGCAGTGTTGGGAAAAATGAGACCATGAAAGAACAAGTGAGACTTGGCCTTTACGAGTTGTTTGATGATTATAAACTAAGGCATTCCAATAAACTTCCAGACACTTCTAAAAGTTTAAGCTCTTCATCAAATAGTTCCACCCCTGGCTCGCAAGATATGTCTAAGAAACGCTTGTGTGAGGAAGATGATGAGTCTGAAATGGCTATTAGATTGTCGTTGAAGCAAGAGTTCAAGATGTATAGGAGTGGAGGAAAAAT GTTTCCCATTCTTTCTCGAATGGCTCGAGATATATTGGCAGTTCCAATTTCCACCGTTGCTTCAGAAGCTGCATTTAGCACCGGAGGACGTGTAGTTGATGCATTTAGGAGTTCTTTATTGCCCAAGATAGTTCAATCTCTCATTTGTGCTCAAGACTAG